A portion of the Candidatus Pristimantibacillus lignocellulolyticus genome contains these proteins:
- the purK gene encoding 5-(carboxyamino)imidazole ribonucleotide synthase, translating into MSNGQLNASIKTILPGSTIGVLGGGQLGRMIANAGSELGYRFVTLDPTDGGPMGQVSEQIVAKYDDANAARELAKRADVITYEFENVDANVASMLMEEAYVPQGSHLLYTTQHRLREKHAIEAAGVQVAPYREITSQADLEAAVAEFGMPCVLKTATGGYDGKGQWVIRSEQEIAEAYQTLAKAKTELVLEKFIKFSKEISVIAARSPQGEVKVFPASENIHVSNILHLSIVPARIEPALQQQAEQLALQIAKGLDAVGLIAVEMFVTEEGELFVNELAPRPHNSGHYTMEACRTSQFEQHVRAVCNLPLGDTSLTTPVVMVNVLGQHVAPLLERFATHDELADQLVVTTKLHLYGKADAVHNRKMGHVNVLARTVEDAMQWIEATCIWTEEWKSWNK; encoded by the coding sequence ATGAGTAATGGTCAACTAAATGCAAGTATAAAGACTATACTACCTGGTTCTACAATTGGTGTTCTTGGTGGCGGTCAACTTGGACGAATGATTGCGAACGCTGGTAGTGAACTTGGATATCGCTTTGTAACTCTTGATCCAACAGATGGCGGACCTATGGGGCAAGTGAGTGAACAAATTGTTGCGAAATACGACGATGCTAATGCTGCTCGTGAGCTTGCAAAGCGCGCTGATGTCATAACGTACGAATTTGAAAATGTGGATGCAAATGTAGCTTCGATGTTAATGGAAGAAGCATATGTCCCTCAAGGAAGTCACTTACTGTATACGACTCAACATCGATTACGTGAAAAACATGCGATCGAAGCTGCTGGGGTTCAAGTTGCTCCTTATCGTGAAATTACTTCACAAGCTGATTTGGAAGCTGCAGTTGCCGAGTTCGGTATGCCTTGCGTGTTGAAGACAGCTACAGGTGGATATGATGGTAAGGGACAATGGGTAATTCGTAGCGAGCAAGAAATTGCTGAAGCCTACCAGACGTTAGCTAAGGCGAAAACGGAACTCGTGTTAGAGAAGTTCATTAAATTCTCTAAAGAAATTTCTGTTATTGCAGCACGTAGTCCGCAAGGTGAAGTGAAAGTTTTTCCTGCATCAGAAAACATTCATGTTAGCAATATTCTTCATTTGTCTATTGTGCCGGCACGCATCGAGCCAGCATTACAACAACAAGCTGAGCAACTTGCCTTGCAAATTGCAAAAGGTCTTGATGCTGTAGGATTAATTGCAGTAGAAATGTTTGTAACGGAGGAAGGTGAGCTTTTCGTAAATGAGCTTGCACCTCGTCCACATAATAGCGGTCATTATACAATGGAGGCATGTCGCACATCGCAATTTGAGCAACATGTTCGCGCTGTATGTAATTTACCGCTTGGCGATACTAGCCTAACAACTCCTGTTGTGATGGTTAATGTACTTGGTCAACATGTCGCACCTTTGCTAGAAAGATTTGCAACTCATGATGAACTTGCTGATCAGTTAGTTGTGACAACAAAGCTTCACTTGTACGGTAAAGCAGATGCTGTTCATAACCGTAAAATGGGTCATGTCAATGTATTAGCTCGTACCGTTGAAGACGCAATGCAATGGATTGAAGCTACTTGCATTTGGACAGAAGAATGGAAAAGTTGGAATAAATAA
- the purE gene encoding 5-(carboxyamino)imidazole ribonucleotide mutase produces MSAKVGVIMGSKSDWATMKLACDILEELEIPYEKKVVSAHRTPDLMFEYAETALQRGIKVIIAGAGGAAHLPGMVAAKTILPVIGVPVKSSNLSGLDSLLSIVQMPGGIPVATVAIGNAGATNAGLLAAQMLATSDSELQMRVEARRERVKQEVLASSEEI; encoded by the coding sequence ATGTCTGCAAAGGTTGGCGTAATCATGGGAAGTAAATCAGATTGGGCAACAATGAAATTAGCTTGCGATATTCTGGAAGAACTTGAAATTCCCTATGAGAAAAAAGTAGTTTCTGCACATCGTACTCCAGATCTGATGTTTGAATATGCGGAAACTGCACTACAAAGAGGAATCAAAGTAATAATTGCCGGTGCAGGTGGTGCTGCGCATTTACCAGGTATGGTTGCAGCAAAGACAATATTGCCGGTTATTGGTGTTCCAGTGAAATCCTCTAATTTAAGTGGACTAGATTCCCTGCTTTCCATCGTACAAATGCCAGGTGGTATACCAGTGGCAACGGTGGCGATTGGTAATGCAGGAGCGACAAATGCGGGTCTGTTAGCTGCACAAATGCTAGCGACTTCCGATTCCGAATTACAAATGCGCGTTGAAGCTCGTAGAGAACGTGTGAAGCAAGAAGTGCTAGCAAGTAGTGAAGAAATATGA
- a CDS encoding nitroreductase, which produces MTDQCENRPIDHYEEIIQALHDRRTIGRVKKDIVPKAIIEKLIEAATWAPSHHNTQPWKFVVMTGEGRAKLGEGYAEVFTAVTGETDEEKRSKEIKKAFRSPVVIAAICSPSDDPRAVLEEELAATQAAVQNLLLAAHAYGLGAIWRSGAPMYHEVMHKHFALREDESIVAFIYIGYAEMVPPLASRRPVNEVSQWLE; this is translated from the coding sequence ATGACAGACCAATGTGAGAATCGTCCAATTGATCATTATGAGGAAATAATTCAGGCTTTGCATGATCGAAGAACAATCGGTAGAGTGAAGAAGGATATTGTTCCGAAAGCTATTATTGAGAAACTAATTGAAGCCGCTACATGGGCGCCAAGTCATCATAACACTCAGCCATGGAAATTCGTCGTTATGACTGGAGAAGGTCGAGCAAAACTTGGCGAGGGCTATGCAGAAGTATTTACTGCAGTAACAGGTGAGACGGATGAAGAGAAAAGATCTAAGGAAATTAAGAAAGCTTTTCGTTCTCCAGTAGTTATTGCAGCTATCTGTTCTCCTTCAGATGATCCTCGTGCGGTATTAGAAGAAGAATTAGCAGCTACTCAAGCAGCAGTACAAAACTTATTGCTTGCTGCACATGCGTATGGCTTAGGTGCCATTTGGCGCTCGGGTGCACCGATGTATCATGAGGTTATGCATAAACATTTCGCTCTACGTGAAGATGAATCAATAGTAGCATTTATTTATATCGGTTATGCAGAAATGGTACCGCCGTTGGCTTCGCGGAGGCCAGTAAATGAAGTCTCGCAGTGGCTAGAATAA
- the purB gene encoding adenylosuccinate lyase, with translation MLERYSRPEMRAIWTEQNKFQAWLEVELCACEAWVELGVIPAEDVEALRAKATFDVERIYEIEQETRHDVIAFTRAVSETVGPERKWVHYGLTSTDVVDTATGYLLLQANAILKKDIENFIAIVRDKAIQYKDTPMMGRTHGVHAEPTTFGLKLALWHEEMKRNLERFEHAADNVQYGKISGAVGTYANIDPFVEEFVCNKLGTKAAPISTQTLQRDRHAEYMATLALVATSLDKFATEIRALQKSEFREVEEAFAKGQKGSSAMPHKRNPIGCENISGLSRVIRGHMLTAYENVTLWHERDISHSSAERVILPDATMLLNYMLNRLGNIIKNLTVFPENMKRNMGATYGVPFSGRVLTKLIDKGFSREEAYDTVQPRAMQAWETKVQFRTIIEETPEITAVLSPEEIEDAFNPQWHLKHVDTIFKRLALI, from the coding sequence ATGTTAGAGCGTTATAGCAGACCTGAAATGAGAGCCATTTGGACAGAACAAAATAAATTCCAAGCTTGGTTAGAAGTAGAACTTTGTGCTTGTGAGGCATGGGTAGAGCTAGGAGTAATTCCAGCTGAAGATGTTGAAGCACTTCGTGCAAAAGCTACTTTTGATGTAGAGCGTATTTATGAGATTGAACAAGAAACTCGTCACGATGTTATTGCTTTCACACGTGCCGTATCTGAAACAGTCGGTCCAGAACGTAAATGGGTTCACTATGGTCTAACTTCAACTGACGTTGTTGACACTGCTACTGGATATTTGTTACTTCAAGCCAATGCAATACTTAAAAAAGATATCGAGAACTTTATTGCGATTGTTCGCGACAAAGCGATTCAATATAAAGATACACCAATGATGGGTCGTACACATGGTGTACACGCTGAACCTACGACTTTCGGATTGAAATTAGCACTATGGCATGAAGAAATGAAACGTAATCTTGAGCGCTTTGAGCATGCTGCTGATAACGTTCAATACGGAAAAATTTCAGGTGCTGTTGGAACGTATGCTAACATTGATCCTTTCGTTGAAGAATTCGTATGTAATAAGTTAGGTACAAAAGCTGCTCCAATCTCAACACAAACGTTGCAACGTGATCGTCATGCTGAATATATGGCTACCCTTGCGTTAGTTGCAACTTCTCTTGATAAATTCGCAACAGAAATTCGTGCGTTGCAAAAGAGTGAGTTCCGTGAAGTAGAAGAAGCTTTTGCAAAAGGTCAAAAAGGATCTTCTGCAATGCCTCACAAACGTAATCCAATTGGTTGTGAGAACATCTCTGGTCTATCTCGTGTAATTCGTGGACATATGCTTACTGCATACGAAAACGTAACTCTGTGGCATGAAAGAGATATTTCTCATTCATCAGCAGAGCGTGTCATTCTTCCAGATGCAACGATGCTTCTGAACTACATGCTTAACCGTCTAGGTAACATTATCAAAAACCTAACTGTGTTCCCTGAAAACATGAAACGCAATATGGGTGCAACTTATGGTGTTCCATTCTCTGGTCGTGTATTAACGAAACTGATTGATAAAGGTTTCAGCCGTGAGGAAGCGTACGATACGGTTCAACCGCGTGCGATGCAAGCTTGGGAAACTAAAGTTCAATTCCGTACAATTATAGAAGAAACACCAGAAATTACAGCGGTTCTTTCTCCAGAAGAGATTGAAGATGCGTTTAATCCGCAATGGCATTTGAAGCATGTGGATACTATTTTTAAAAGATTAGCTTTGATTTAG
- a CDS encoding glycosyl hydrolase family 18 protein, with the protein MQIHTVARNDSLWNLARTYGVPLEHIVEVNNIGESDALVVGQALIIPTPSSSKTHKVARGESLWAIARQYGLSLQEIAAANNISNPALIKPGQIIIIPAPQLMTIEVNGYIERYDDVAQKEVRERANELTYLSIFSYHIKEDGTLVSIDDEALRETAIANGVTPMMVISNISEQGFSGELISHVLNTQQSYTHLITTVANTMAERGFKALNIDFEYIPPEDRELYNQFLRDITRHLHQFNYLVSSAVAPKTSSDQVGRLYEAHDYKVHGEVLDFVIIMTYEWGWTGGPPRAVAPLNEVSKVINYALTEIPANKIMLGIPLYGYEWTLPYESGVSRARALSTEAATSLAREKKAAIEYDSTAQSPHFSFYDENKKEHVVWFEDARSLQAKFNLVKQHDLRGVSYWKLGIIADTNWYLLSENFNVAKLELE; encoded by the coding sequence ATGCAAATACATACTGTTGCGCGGAATGATTCATTGTGGAATTTGGCACGGACTTATGGCGTACCGCTTGAGCATATTGTTGAAGTTAATAATATAGGAGAAAGTGATGCTCTTGTAGTTGGTCAAGCTTTAATTATCCCTACCCCTTCAAGTAGTAAAACACATAAAGTTGCGCGAGGGGAATCGTTATGGGCTATTGCTAGGCAATATGGATTAAGTTTGCAAGAAATTGCCGCAGCGAATAATATTAGTAACCCCGCCCTTATAAAACCTGGACAAATCATTATTATTCCTGCCCCACAATTAATGACGATAGAAGTGAATGGATATATTGAACGTTACGATGATGTCGCACAAAAAGAAGTTAGGGAACGCGCTAACGAGTTAACCTATCTTTCAATATTTAGTTACCATATTAAAGAAGACGGAACTCTCGTTTCAATTGATGATGAGGCACTTAGAGAAACAGCCATTGCAAACGGTGTTACCCCCATGATGGTAATTTCCAACATTTCAGAACAAGGATTTAGCGGTGAACTTATTTCCCATGTGCTCAATACACAACAATCGTACACTCATTTAATTACAACGGTGGCCAATACAATGGCGGAGCGTGGCTTCAAAGCACTTAATATTGATTTCGAATATATTCCTCCCGAAGATCGAGAACTATATAATCAATTTCTGCGTGATATAACTAGACATCTACATCAATTTAACTATTTAGTATCTTCAGCAGTTGCCCCAAAGACTAGTAGCGATCAGGTAGGAAGATTATATGAAGCTCATGATTATAAAGTTCATGGTGAGGTGCTTGATTTTGTAATTATTATGACATACGAATGGGGTTGGACTGGGGGACCTCCTCGAGCTGTCGCCCCACTCAACGAAGTATCGAAAGTTATTAATTATGCTTTAACCGAAATTCCAGCTAATAAGATTATGCTCGGAATTCCACTGTATGGATATGAATGGACGTTACCATACGAGTCAGGAGTCTCACGAGCTAGAGCATTAAGTACGGAAGCCGCTACCTCACTTGCACGCGAGAAAAAAGCTGCCATCGAATATGACTCTACAGCACAATCACCTCATTTTTCATTCTACGATGAAAACAAAAAGGAACATGTCGTCTGGTTCGAAGATGCTCGTAGCCTACAAGCCAAATTCAATCTTGTGAAACAACATGACCTAAGAGGCGTTAGTTATTGGAAGCTAGGAATTATTGCGGATACAAATTGGTATCTTCTAAGCGAAAATTTCAATGTAGCTAAACTTGAACTGGAGTAA